A segment of the Lycium ferocissimum isolate CSIRO_LF1 chromosome 5, AGI_CSIRO_Lferr_CH_V1, whole genome shotgun sequence genome:
ctatttttcttcacagaCTGTTTTCTTACACAATCTATGGTATACCTCACTCCGCTCTCTAAGTACTCAGATGTATTTGTTTGAGATTGGTGTGTTTTTTTGCGCGCCCGTAAACCGACTGCCGCTCTCTATTTATAGATGGAGTGTGCCAATTTTCTTTAAGATTAATTGGCCAGTGCCAATTCTTCAACGTTTTCTGCCATTTTGAAGAAGTACAGATTTGCGCATATGAAAAGGGAAGATTTTTCTTCCTCAATTTATGGGGCTGGACCCCACACAAACCATCACAAATGCTGCgcaaatagaaaaagaaaagagtgggACTTCATTCATACCGAAACAAGGAAAAATAATACGTTTTAACTCTCAAAAAACATTTAAAGCATTAAGTAAACAATATACATAACAATTTTAcctaaaaataagaaaagatggctcaaatagaaaagaaaaagaaaagaaaagagtagGACTTAATTCCTTGTAGCCAAAAGAGGGAAAATAGTTATTTTGGTCCTAATTCAATGAATAACAAAAAACAATACGAAGATAACGTGAAGGCTAATTATTGATTGAGCCGAGGGTAGGTGACTTGGTAAACTCCCTAATCTTATATTCCTTCGGCCTCACATAAATACTAGTACTATTATTATTTGGAGAATTAAATACGTTTTATTATAATtcttataaatacttttaaaattattaattatggtaacttataatattttttatatatgtagcttctaaatatgtaaatttgattcatttaaaaaaaaaattatattcaaattcaCAACAAAAATTAACCAATTTTATCCTCGTATTTCAAATTATGTCACATAAAATAGAACGGAAGGAGTATCACGCAAGTGGAAGGTCATATAGTTACTCTCCTTCCCCTCTTTTTATCAATCCGTCTACAGTGTAACAGTTGTAATTGTAAGGAACATTTAGGATTCCTTTTAATCTTAGTAACGGAGGGAACAATAAAATATGCAAATTCTCTTGCTACTCATTTTATAATCGTACTATCCACTTAAAATTCAATATTCTGTCTTCAAGGAATTTTATCATCACTTATTTGTTCCCCGTGATGTAGAGGAGTCAAATAACCTTTTATTTGTATGTATGAactctttcttcaaaatttgttCCTATAAAAAATCATACTAGTATCCAATCGTGGACCAAATGGAGATGGCAGGCCTGCTTTAACGAAACaatctttaaaaaagaaagagaaccCTATTTACAAATCATTGCTATTTGGTCTTATTTTCGCCAGCAAAACTTTATGATTTTCGTGCCTGTTACTTCATGCTTCCGTTTCCAAGATAATTAACAAAGATAAATATCAGTGGAATCTGCACTTTACCTACAACTCCGCAGGATAGCGACGAATGTGACGTATCTTATTAATAAATTCAGCGACAAACGTGGTACTCGTCGCCAAAAACATTAATGTTAATAATGAATATTCAACTTCTGGGTTAAGGCCATCGTAAAACGTCGGAATCAAATTAGCCGTGATAAGACCATTTGTAATAAATTGTTAAACTACTAGTAATTACTACCAATGTAGCCAGCGAGGCACCAATTTTACCATTTTTAATCCAATTCAATCTTCCCGATGCCGGAGGcccagatttttatttttaaaaaaaacacccGCAATTACTAGTATGGCACACtataaaaagaattttaattaaACTCATCCTCAACAAAAACAACCAGTCTTTTCATTCATCCAATCCTTGCTTTCAAAGTTCCGTATTTAATTCCACCACTATTCTATCGTTTCGTCCCTATAAATTCCCAGATTTGAGGACCCCATTTTCTTATCTTTCCTTGATCCGTTTAATCCGAAACCCACAGCGTTATGGGTTCTTATGCAGATGAAGAAACTGGAAAAGGATTACCTGATTCACCTCCAAATAATTCAATTTTCAGGTATAATTCACCTTTGGTTCAGGTTGGTTTAATTGGATTGGTGTGCTTTTGTTGTCCAGGCATGTTCAATGCCCTCTCTGGTATGGGTGGTGGTGGTCAAGTTGACCACACAGCTGCTAACAACGCCAACACAGCACTCTACACAACTTTCGCCATATTTGGTATATTAGGTGGTGGAATTTACAACATATTAGGTCCACAAAAGACTCTGTTTTGTGGTTGTTCGACTTATATATTGTACGCGGGTTCTTTTCTCTACTACAATCACCACAAGCATCAAGCATTTGTGGTAGTGGCCGGCGCCCTTCTTGGTATTGGCGCCGGCCTTCTCTGGGCTGCCCAGGGAGCAATTATGACGTCGTATCCCCCACATGATAGGAAAGGTACTTATATCTCTATGTTTTGGAGTATTTTCAACATGGGTGGTGTCATTGGTGGTCTTATTCCTTTTGCATCGAATTATAATAGAACTACTGCGGCGTCTGTTAATGATGGTACTTATATTGGATTCATGGTCTTCATGGCTATCGGAACGTTTCTTTCTTTAGCGATTTTGCATCCCAGTAAAGTCGTTAGGAATGATGGTTCGACGTGTACTAATATTAAGTACTCCAGTGTGTACGTGGAATTAATACAAATTTTGAAACTGTTCGGGAACTGGAAGATGTTGTTGATGGTTCCAGCCTCGTGGGCTAGTAACTTTTTTTATACTTACCAGTTCAATAATGTTAATGGGGTGTTGTTCAATTTGAGGACTAGGGGTTTGAACAATGTGTTTTATTGGGGTGCACAGATGATTGGTTCGGTGTTCATCGGGTCCATAATGGACTACAGTTTTAAGAGCAGGAAGACTAGGGGATTTgctggtattattgttgttggccTGCTTTCAACAGCAGTTTGGGGTGGAGGACTAGCGAAACAGCTTGATTATACCCATGAGGATGTACCTGATCACATAGAATTACTGGATTTCAAGGATGGTTCGAAATTTGCAGGTCCATTCGTCTTGTATTTTAGTTATGGTTTACTCGATGCCATGTTTCAGAGCATGGTCTATTGGGTTATAGGAGCCTTGGCAGATGATTCTGAGGTTCTCAGCAGGTAAATTTTCGTGTACTTAATTCAATTCTTAAGTTATGCTTAAGACTTAATGGGAATAGAATTGATTATCAGTTGGTTAATTCGGATTGTTTATCTGTATTCATAGGTATACTGGCTTCTATAAAGGAATACAAAGTGCAGGGGGAGCAGTTGCTTGGCAAGTCGATTCACATAATGTACCATTCGTGAACCAGCTTATCGCGAATTGGGCGTTAACCACCATTAGTTTTCCATTATTGATAGCTCTTGTAGTATTAGCTGTGAAGGAAGACAACAAAGATGAAGAGGGAGTTGTCATTCCTTCAAACCGTGACATTAGTACTACAGTAGGCAAGCCCAATAAGGAATAGTTTACAAAGCTGTAAATTGTGGACAATCAACCACAGTATAATTTAGTCCAGGCGCCACGTGAAATTTCTTTGCTAATGTATGTTTAATTGTCTTCAttctctagttttttttttttttttgttgatattcTTATATGCTCCGGCAATGTTGTTTTTGTGCTCTTGCCTTTTTTTGTAAGTTCTCTTTTATTTTGCACAAGCAAATTGACATACGGTTGTTGCTCTCTATCTAGTCTGATACCTTGGGAGTTTATCCCTAAAAATAGACTTCCACATTGGTAAATTCAACATTCTGCTGGCTTATACCAGTTTCTACTAATTCCTTGGATGCTGATGAGTGATGACATACAATGCGACTGTTCTATGACTTGTCGTGAATCAGTTCAAAAGACAAAATGCTTAATATTGCTGGCCAAACGGCAAGTAGACTGCTGTTCTGATCTAGCAGACTGATGCAATAATCTGATTAGTTGGCTTTAGGAGTGAGATATCATTTCTTTTCTGCATCCACGTGGGGTTTTGAAAAATCTAAACATCTCAGAGATAAATAGACAGATTGAAATTTGAACAGAACACACTCCTTCATATCCTTTTTCGCTCTTGAGAATACCCCCTTCTTCCACTCAGCCAGAAGAGTAACTAGGACCAATTCAGTCTCATCATAATGTTCTAATTGAACGTTgtccattttttattattttcaaagGATAAGATTTTTCTCTTTACCAACGACTTCAGGCTTGACTAGCTCCCACAGTGGGACGGAATCCGCCATATAGATGACCGGTGACTGGTCTTATTGGGCAGCTCCTCAAAAGATTGACGAAACCAATTAATTACTAGTAGTATCTAATAACATGCCTTGAGATATACACAATACAATACAGCAATCTGATTTCAGTGTCTATATATGTTGTTGGGTGTTGTAGTTTGCTAAAGTACACTTTGGTAACGTGTGATACTGGCTTTAGAATTCTTTTTTCTGATTGAATACAAGACAAAACGTTATGTCCAATAAGCTGTAGCTGAATCTTAAGAAGATTTTGTTAGGGTCTGACATTGACATAATCTTACTTTCTTCCTTAACCTTTCCTGAATTTTTGGCGATCCTTGTCCACCATGTGATGGAAAAGGTTGTTTTTAGCATATACTGCTGCTGTAAAGGTTTTTTGGGCGGCCTACTGATAAACTCTGCGCAAGGTTAAAGCAAAGTACTGGTAATAGACTACATGATTTAATTTTGTTCTGCTCTTCCATACTACGACAACAATAAATACGCCTCAATCCAACTCAAGTTGAGATcaactatatgaatcctcatgGACCATATTCTCCATTTAAAatcatcaaaaaataaaaataaagtactttcatttcatttagatTTTTAGCGACAACTCTGAACCTGATTTGATTGCACAGATAATTGGCTTCTCTGTTGATTTTATTTCAGATAGAATTACATtacaatataatgtatatattgCATATAATGTTGTGCTGACTTTCTCTATATGTAGATGCAATTATGCAAACATggtgaattttcttgaacatatAAGCATGGAACAAGTTTTAGCTTAGATATGAAAAATAGGACATTGTTGCAGTTAAATTATTGTTTTGTCAGAAAGTTTAATGGGTTATGTCTGTGTTACTGAATCTAAGTCGTCACATTTATAACTCTATAGCAGTAAATTGCACAAACAAATAATTACAGGACAACCATCTTTGGAatctcttctttatttatttttttgtttcttttacttACATGATCCACAACAAATCAAAAAAAGCTAGCAAACATTCCAATATATGACATAACAAAAAttagatggaaaaaaaattaacaaggGATATAAGATTTGTGCttttttgttattgtttatTGGGCAGCAGCTTTTGGGGTCTCCTCAACCTTCTTCTCCTCTGTTGGCTGTTCCTTCACAGCCTCAACTTTGGCTTCCTCAGCCTTTTTGGGtgtctcctcctcctcctttgCCGGCTTCACCTCCTCGGTGGCGGCTGCAGCAACGGTTACTTCCTCAATCTTGGGAGCCTCTGGTGCTGGTTCTGACACATCTACCAAAGGCTCTTCCTTCTTAGCCTCGTCCCCATCTTTCTTCTCCTGAGATTATTTATAGCAAAGAAAATTACGATAATATTATTGCAATACGCCTCAATCCTAAGTCAGTCTGgttaaatttatgaatttggactCTGTGTTGAGTTTCCAAACAAAAAGTgataatatatgtattttcctTTCAATGATGGACATTGTTTTAGAGTAGCGTCAGAATTTCGCTTGACCACCTATATTTTAGTCTTCAATCATCTCTAGCAAAGTTACTAATACATTCGTTGCCGATTTGGAGTTCTAATGGAAGGCACTATAGAGATTATACGTCAAGTATACACGAGAATAAAATGTGATCAATTAACCAACCAACAAAACCAATTGTTACAAATAAGATGTTGTTGCTGCATTGATAGATTTAGATATTGCTTAATCTGGCTAATAATGAACTTGGTAAAATGATATGATTGAATAATTGAACAATGAGATTATTTAGGAATATACATTGAAGGTTGAGATTACTCATTGAATTTCTAATACACaatgaattttcaaaatcaGCAGTACCTTTTTTTTAGAGTTCGATAGCTGAATGAATTTCTATATCCATTCTGCTTTATTCATGTGAATTTCATTTCAATACAATTAAGAGCAAATAATGCAACTAAATGCATCCCCATTTGatgttccaattttttttaattttttttggtgaaatgacaatcaaaatgatgatgattatgtatATACCTGAGGAGCAGGAGTTTCCTGCTCAGTTTTCTTGGGGGTGGCAGGTTCCTCGACGGGGGCAGGGGCCAACTCTTTATCCAAATCCTTAGGTCTGCTCGCACAGGCTCCCATGATTCTATGAGCTTTTGCGAGCTAAGGGGAGATGGACAAGAAAAATGCGATTGAGAAAATATCAGGAATCAAAAAGAggcttgtttttattttattttatgtttgaaGTATAACAAATAAGCAGGTTTTTATAGAAATATTGGAAGGATGGGCTAATTTGTTGCTGTATCGTCGAAACATGCGCACCTGTTTGTGGACAATCTGTAAAGAATTGAAAGTGGGAGGCCTTGACGTTGTAGTTAATTCGTTACAAACATGCGTTGAATATTCAGTGTCATGACGGAGAAAGCTGAGATGGCAATTACTGGCAAACATGCTAGTTAATTATAACTATTTTCTTGTTTCACTTCATAATATGATAATTACGATGTcatagcttttttttttgtcgataAAAAATAGCCACTTCGATTCCGGTTTGTGAGTGGACGGTGGCCCTAGCCCGTATGTTTTCTGGATATTAGTCTATGTTttaaatattactccctatAGTTTCGATTTACTAGGCAAAGTTTGAGTAAACAAgacgtttaaaaaagaaatgacgacttttgaaaTCATAGCATTGATGCACCTTAGGTTGAAATTTGTGTAGTTATTAACATATGATGCACATATACCAACGAAGCAGTGTCACGTGACATCTCCTTATCAATTTTGTTACTAATTAATAATAGGACGCaagtttaaaacaaaaattgcaCACAACACAGTTGGTACCTCCaaccttttatatgttatttctaAACCTAACCTCATTAGTTATTtgtcaaaaaaataaacattaattGTGGAGATTCGAGCCAATCACCTCCTCtagtattaaaaaaatcatgtaAAGCAATTGAGCGACAATAAATTTATCACAATGAAAGtgatataaataaattatctCATTCTTTGGAACACAATTGTGAATACATTTCTCTGGAAATAAGAACCTATCAAGGAAAGTTCTACTTTGGTAATGCCATGTTTTTTatagtaattattttatttgttcattttttttttaaatattgacaCCACTTATACAAAATCTTGTGTACATTGCTAGTggttataagacttttgaaaattATGGTCTTAAacattttataatatttatgtggctataaatGTACCCATTAAGAGTAAACTTGTAGTTTAagttaacttattttcaaagttaaaaaGCTATTATTCTTATTCGAAGggactaaaattaaaaatatgtaacCACATAAACTGAAACTAGGAGTAACGTTCCCTTAAAATTACTGAGGGTGGCGAACCTATCCCCTCACATTACTCCACAAATATGCCTTGCTCATGATTCCAACACTGAGAGAGCGAGATATTCCGATGGTCAAGGGAGCATCACACCCCCTTCTGGCACACTTAGTGCTAGAGATGTCCCTAGCTCAAGGGGGAAGCTCAGTAACCAATGCAGAATCGGAGATGAAgattttattatggaactgTAGGGGTTGCAATAACCCCGATTTCAAGAGGCATTTCAAAGTAATAGTAGAGTGGAATAACCCTACAATAATCTGTTTACTGAAACAAGGAAAGACAATCATGATTTCTGTTAGACTTTATCAAATTCACTGACATGTTTGAAATAAGCGGCAGATGGGTACTCAAACGGAGTGGCCTTCATGTGGAACAACAACGAAGTTGCCATTGACCCAGTTGCTATCATCAGTCAAGAAATACATGTCAATGTGCAGGCTTCTAATGCGAGCAATGGGGGAAATTCCACTAAACTGCATCTATAGGGAGGCGAACTAGGTGGCTCAAAAGATGGCTGATATTGGAGCAAACAATACTGATGAAATGATGGGAGAATCATTATTTTGGGATACTCCCCCTGCTTCTGTTATTTCCGTGTTAAACAAAGACAATTTAGAGATAGTATTGTTTAAATCTATCTCACTTACGCTTTCTGCAACTTAGAGATAGCATTGTTTAGATCGATCTCAATTTGTATTTCGCAAGTACCTTTATTTCAGTTATAATATCTTCGcttcaggaaaaaaaaactaggAGTAACGAACTGTGGCAGATTAGAATTCTCAGTTTCTATTGGATGTCACCAGCTGATGCAGTCATTCAATACAATCATCCAATCGTGCTATTGAGTATTAACACACAATAAATGACGTTTGAGAAAAATAATCCTCACTTCAAACTTGTGAGATTCTTATTACTCTTGTTGCTACAGACATGGGCGGAGCCAGCCCTTCGGgtgtgggttcggccgaacccagtagcttttgtccgaaccatatatttgtattaaaaattttgtcaaatatgtacaaattattaattaagaacgtagtaactttaaagaattagaatCCCAAACCCACAAGCTtcgaatcctggctccgcctctggCTACAGATTAAGCGATGGTCTAATAAGACTAGACTTTTGACAAACACTTATGTCTAGTGGTGTTTGACTATTTCAAACCACATTACCCTCTTAAAGTAGAAATATGACCTAATATTCTAAAAGCATGTAAAGATACAATGAATCAATGGAACTCTTCTAAATATCCAAAACAAGCATTAATTTCTCCATTCTCCTCTCCTCTTTTGTTCAGAGCTGTGAAATTAAACGTTCCTAAAGAAGAATGTgatgtaaatatggaaatgcCTTCTATACATTAGATTAAGTAATTTGGACCTCGTGACTGTGCAAACTAACCGACTAGGATTATATTCGATTGAGTATTCTAATATATCATATCAATGTTAATTTATAGATTTAGTAAACTGTCCAAATGAGCTACACTTCTCAACTAACAACGAATTTAGAAAAACCTCCTCGCatgagatattgagatccctctTGAACAAAAgagaattaattaaaaaaagaagttgtTTTACGCTCTCAATCATCCAACTCAAGCTTATTATGAAAAAATGAGTTTATATTTTTTC
Coding sequences within it:
- the LOC132056306 gene encoding UNC93-like protein 1, with product MGSYADEETGKGLPDSPPNNSIFRYNSPLVQVGLIGLVCFCCPGMFNALSGMGGGGQVDHTAANNANTALYTTFAIFGILGGGIYNILGPQKTLFCGCSTYILYAGSFLYYNHHKHQAFVVVAGALLGIGAGLLWAAQGAIMTSYPPHDRKGTYISMFWSIFNMGGVIGGLIPFASNYNRTTAASVNDGTYIGFMVFMAIGTFLSLAILHPSKVVRNDGSTCTNIKYSSVYVELIQILKLFGNWKMLLMVPASWASNFFYTYQFNNVNGVLFNLRTRGLNNVFYWGAQMIGSVFIGSIMDYSFKSRKTRGFAGIIVVGLLSTAVWGGGLAKQLDYTHEDVPDHIELLDFKDGSKFAGPFVLYFSYGLLDAMFQSMVYWVIGALADDSEVLSRYTGFYKGIQSAGGAVAWQVDSHNVPFVNQLIANWALTTISFPLLIALVVLAVKEDNKDEEGVVIPSNRDISTTVGKPNKE
- the LOC132058264 gene encoding uncharacterized protein LOC132058264 produces the protein MGACASRPKDLDKELAPAPVEEPATPKKTEQETPAPQEKKDGDEAKKEEPLVDVSEPAPEAPKIEEVTVAAAATEEVKPAKEEEETPKKAEEAKVEAVKEQPTEEKKVEETPKAAAQ